A single region of the Candidatus Nealsonbacteria bacterium genome encodes:
- the fusA gene encoding elongation factor G: MPRLYPIEKYRDIGIIAHIDAGKTTVSERILFYTGISHKIGEVHDGRAIMDWMEQERERGITITAADTPGHIDFTAEVQRSLRVLDGAVVVFDGVAGVEPQSETVWRQADKFNVPRICFINKMDRMGASFERSLESIWQKLSPNAVALQIPIGEEENFEGVIDLLEMKALKFEGDFGQIVKKTPLDSEHLTGQGEIPQDLLVKAKEWREKLIEKIVAEDSMLLEKYFAKQEISLPELRKTLRKAVLNYKLIPVFCGAALKNKGIQSLLDGICYYLPAPSDLPPIKGIDPKTGQEIERKPEDEEPFSALVFKIAADPYVGSLTYFRVYSGYFKKGSYLLNSTSREKERIGRIVRMYAQEREEIEEVFSGDIAATVGLKNSGTGHTLSDENYPIVLEKITFPEPVISIRIEPKTKADQEKMGSALKRLSEEDPTFKIKSDLETGETIISGMGELHLEIITERMKREFKVEGSVGRPQVAYKETIKTESFSEGKYIRQSGGRGQYGHVWLKIKPKERGEGFEFINEIKGGIIPKEFISAVEKGVKEATEKGVLAGYPMVDISVILYDGSFHEVDSSEIAFKVAGSIALQAATKKAKPILLEPIMRLEVIGPADFFGDIIGDLAARRGKIEETKDRLNLKIISAKIPLAEMFGYATTLRSLTEGRGTFTMEFDHYEEVPQNIAQEIIEGKRR, encoded by the coding sequence ATGCCGCGTTTATATCCCATTGAAAAATATAGAGATATTGGAATTATTGCTCATATTGATGCCGGCAAAACAACCGTTTCCGAACGGATTCTGTTTTATACGGGAATTTCTCATAAAATTGGCGAGGTTCATGATGGCCGGGCAATTATGGATTGGATGGAGCAGGAAAGAGAAAGGGGAATTACTATTACGGCTGCTGATACTCCCGGCCATATTGATTTTACGGCTGAAGTTCAAAGGTCTTTGCGGGTCTTAGACGGGGCAGTGGTTGTTTTTGATGGGGTAGCCGGAGTTGAGCCCCAATCAGAGACGGTTTGGCGCCAAGCCGATAAATTTAATGTCCCCAGAATTTGTTTTATTAATAAAATGGATAGAATGGGAGCTTCTTTTGAAAGAAGTTTAGAATCAATTTGGCAAAAACTATCTCCCAATGCAGTAGCCCTTCAGATTCCAATCGGTGAGGAAGAAAATTTTGAAGGAGTAATTGATTTATTGGAAATGAAAGCCCTGAAGTTTGAAGGCGACTTTGGTCAGATAGTCAAAAAGACCCCATTAGATAGTGAACATCTAACGGGGCAGGGAGAAATTCCTCAAGACCTATTGGTCAAAGCAAAAGAATGGCGAGAAAAACTTATTGAAAAAATTGTAGCCGAAGATTCAATGTTATTGGAAAAATATTTCGCTAAGCAGGAAATTTCTTTACCGGAGTTGAGAAAGACCTTGAGAAAAGCGGTTTTAAATTATAAACTTATTCCGGTTTTTTGCGGAGCAGCTCTTAAAAATAAAGGAATTCAATCCCTGCTTGATGGAATTTGTTATTATCTGCCGGCTCCTTCTGATTTGCCCCCAATTAAAGGAATTGATCCAAAAACCGGTCAAGAGATTGAAAGAAAACCGGAAGACGAAGAACCATTCTCAGCCCTGGTTTTTAAAATAGCGGCCGATCCTTATGTCGGAAGTTTAACTTATTTCCGGGTTTATTCGGGTTATTTTAAAAAGGGCTCTTATCTTTTAAATTCAACCAGCCGTGAAAAAGAAAGAATCGGTCGAATTGTCAGAATGTATGCTCAAGAAAGAGAAGAGATAGAAGAAGTTTTTAGCGGTGATATTGCTGCGACTGTTGGTCTTAAAAATAGCGGCACCGGTCATACTTTATCTGATGAAAATTATCCCATTGTTTTGGAAAAAATTACTTTTCCAGAACCGGTAATTTCCATTCGTATTGAACCAAAAACCAAAGCCGACCAAGAAAAAATGGGCTCGGCTTTAAAAAGATTGTCTGAGGAAGACCCTACTTTTAAAATTAAAAGCGATTTGGAAACCGGCGAGACAATTATTTCCGGAATGGGAGAACTGCACTTGGAAATTATCACCGAAAGAATGAAGAGAGAATTTAAAGTGGAGGGTAGTGTCGGTCGCCCTCAGGTTGCCTATAAAGAGACAATCAAAACCGAGAGTTTCTCTGAGGGTAAATATATCAGACAATCGGGCGGTCGGGGTCAATACGGTCATGTTTGGCTGAAAATTAAACCAAAAGAAAGGGGAGAGGGTTTTGAGTTTATCAATGAAATTAAAGGTGGAATTATTCCCAAAGAATTTATTTCAGCAGTAGAAAAAGGAGTTAAAGAAGCAACAGAAAAAGGGGTCTTGGCCGGTTACCCGATGGTTGATATTTCAGTAATTTTATATGACGGTTCTTTTCATGAAGTTGACTCTTCTGAAATTGCTTTTAAGGTTGCCGGTTCAATTGCTCTTCAAGCCGCGACCAAAAAAGCCAAACCGATTTTATTAGAACCGATAATGCGACTGGAAGTCATTGGGCCGGCTGACTTTTTTGGCGATATAATCGGCGACTTGGCGGCCAGAAGAGGTAAAATTGAAGAAACCAAAGACAGATTGAATTTAAAAATAATTTCGGCTAAAATACCGTTAGCCGAAATGTTCGGTTATGCGACAACTTTAAGGTCATTAACAGAAGGTAGGGGAACTTTTACAATGGAATTTGACCATTATGAAGAAGTGCCGCAGAACATTGCTCAAGAAATTATTGAGGGGAAAAGAAGATGA
- the rpsG gene encoding 30S ribosomal protein S7 codes for MSRKKKEKKIISPDSLYDNVVIAKFINQVMRRGKKDIIKTKTQKEPLEVFDLALKNVKPLLEVKSKRIGGATYQVPKPVPIERGMALAMRWILNVVRAKKGKSTKIKLAEELINAANNIGSAVKKKEDTHRMAEANRAFAHFAW; via the coding sequence ATGAGCCGCAAAAAAAAAGAAAAAAAAATTATTTCTCCCGACTCTCTTTATGATAATGTCGTTATTGCCAAATTTATCAATCAGGTAATGAGGCGGGGGAAAAAAGATATTATTAAAACAAAAACCCAAAAAGAACCTTTGGAAGTTTTTGATTTAGCCCTGAAAAATGTTAAGCCGCTTTTGGAGGTTAAGTCAAAAAGAATAGGGGGCGCCACTTATCAGGTGCCAAAACCGGTTCCGATTGAAAGAGGAATGGCATTAGCCATGCGCTGGATTTTAAATGTTGTTCGGGCAAAAAAGGGCAAGTCAACAAAAATTAAGTTAGCCGAAGAATTGATTAATGCCGCCAATAATATTGGCTCGGCAGTAAAGAAAAAAGAAGATACCCATCGCATGGCTGAAGCAAATCGCGCCTTTGCGCACTTCGCTTGGTGA
- the rpsL gene encoding 30S ribosomal protein S12: MPTIHQLIKKGRKKIKKRTKTPALVFGFNSRKNRPVKYPSSFKRGVCLRVFTVTPKKPNSALRKVARVQLTNNMKVTAYIPGEGHNLQEHSIVLIRGGRVKDLPGVRYHVVRGTLDTVGVEGRKQERSKYGTKKIK; this comes from the coding sequence ATGCCGACAATTCATCAACTAATTAAAAAAGGAAGAAAAAAAATCAAAAAAAGAACAAAAACGCCGGCTTTGGTTTTTGGTTTTAACTCCCGGAAAAACCGGCCGGTTAAATATCCCTCATCATTTAAAAGAGGGGTATGCTTAAGGGTCTTTACGGTTACCCCCAAAAAACCAAATTCGGCTTTAAGAAAAGTTGCCCGAGTACAACTGACTAATAATATGAAAGTTACCGCTTATATTCCCGGGGAAGGTCATAATTTACAAGAGCATTCAATAGTTTTGATTCGGGGCGGAAGGGTCAAGGATTTACCAGGAGTGCGCTACCACGTTGTCAGGGGAACATTGGATACAGTAGGGGTTGAAGGCCGTAAGCAGGAACGAAGTAAGTACGGAACTAAAAAAATAAAATAA